The Nerophis lumbriciformis linkage group LG03, RoL_Nlum_v2.1, whole genome shotgun sequence genome includes the window attgtatatatatatatatatatatatatatatatatatacacacacacacacacacacacacacacacacacacacacacacacacacacacacatctgacatcacatggacaaagataagaccttctggaggaaagttctgtggtcagatgaaacaaaaatggagctgtttggccataatacccagcaatatgtttggaggagaaaaggtgaggcctttaatcccaggaacaccatgcctaccgtcaagcatggtggtggtagtattatgctctgggtctgatttgctgccaatggaactgctgctttaaatgggacaatgaaaaaggaggattagctccaaattgttcaggacaagctaaaatcatcagcccagaggttgggtcttgggcacagttgggtgttccaacaagacaatgaccccaaaagtggtaaaggaatggctaaatcaggctagaatgaaggttttagaatggccttcccaaagtcctgacttaaccgtgtggacaatgctgaagaaacaagtccttgtcagaaaagcaacacatttagctgaactgcagcaatttagtggtcaagtggtcaaacagaagcttgtggatggctaccaaaagcgtcttattgcaggtaaacttgccaagggacatgtaagcaaatattaacattgctgtatgtatacttttgaccctcacattttcagtagagccataataaattcataaaagaagcaaacttcatgaatgttttttgtgaccaacaagtatgtgctccaatcacaaaaaaaataagagatgtagaaatgatcggaaactcaagacaaccatgacattatgttctttacaagtgtaccgtatttttcatagtataagtcgcaccggagtataagtcgcacctgccgaaaatgcataataaagaagaaagaaaacatatataaatcgcactataaaacgccaaactatgaaaaaaactgtgacttatagtccgaaaaatacggtatgtacacttttgaccaccactgtacacataatttctgtgttttttccctaatccacattgggttaaaatgaGAAATACAGGTGCaaaaatatacatactgtacattcagCTATGTGGTGGTTAATGGGGGTTAAATTTTTTGTTCATGATTTACTGCAAAATAATGAATTCCAAAGCACTCAGAGCAGTAGAAAAGTCCAAGAAACAGAGTGAAGATCTTAGACGGAGAAGTGTACATGTACACAGATTGCTAGGTCATGCATAATTCCAATGGTAGAATTTGCACAAATAGGCGAGCAACATTGAGGAATTTTAAGAAGTAAAAAGCGGGTGAATTGAAGATATAAGTTGTGTAATCATTCCACCCTGGAAAAGAAGAATAcagtagtccagtggttcttaaccttgttggaggtagcgaaccccaccagtttcatatgcgcattcaccgaacccttctttagtgaaaaataaaatgttttttttttaaattcaagacaaagttatatgtttttggtaacactttagtatggggaacatattctaagtaacaaagacttaatttagagttatttggacactaggggaacatattctaagtaacaaagacttaatttagagttatttggttagggttagggcatacttgccaaccttgagacctagagggggggtgtatattgtagcgtcccggaagagttagtgctgcaaggggttctgggtatttgttgtgttgtgtttatgttgtgttacggtgtggatgttctcccgaaatgtgtttgtcattcttgtttggtgtgggttcacagtgtggcgcatatatgtAACAGAGTTAaacttgcttatacggccaccctcagtgtgacctgtatggctgttgatcaagtatgcgttgcattcacttaagtgtgtgtaaaagccgcatatattgtgTGACTagggtccgggtggaaatcgggataatttcgggagaatggttgccccgggagatttacggggaagcactgaaattcgtgagtctcccgggaaaatcgggaggtttggcaagtatgggttagggtcagggttagagggttagggtcagggttataataaggccatgccgaataaggcattaataagtacttaataataaatAGTTAAGAGCCAGtatgttactcatttgcatgttaataagcaactaattaatggtgaatatgttccccatactaaagtgttaccatgttttttttactggtgcataaaatgaactgtgcatgaacatcaccttgttcaaagaacaaaaccaacacagtgcataaaaaaccaacacagtgcataaactcacaacaaattacacacctgcaaatcagtcagctggttcgatcgaacccaggttatgaACCACTGCAGTAGTCCAAATACATCATTAAACTTCCACATGAAATGGCATTCGGGCCACTTTTACTGTACATCAGGAACAACTTGCCTCCACAAAAAAGCCCAACATTACCTTGAACTTTTCCGCCTCGGTTTCTTTTGCCAGCTCATCAACCAGCTGAATCAGACCTCCCACCTTGTCCTGAAACTGTTCAATTTCTGTAAAAGACAGCAGGCTTACAGTACGGCACGCCATGTTTCCTTTGCACGGACAGAACTGACAAAAACAAGAGGGAAAATCCTTACTGGTGACAAATTCTTTGCACTCCTCCTTGAGCTCGGAGGTGTTTTGGCTGACATCTGGGTCGAGGGCTCGCAACTTGTTGAGGTCATCAAAAAAAATGCCCTCTTCTTTGATTAGCTCTTGAGCCATAGCCAGGGGCCTAGACAGATGGAAGCAGTTCAATCATGCTGAACATGAGTTTAGTTGACACAGTTTGTATCAACTCCACCCCACAGATGTCCAACTGGTCTGGGATCTGTATAGAACATTCCAGCGACGCTATTGTTTAGTCGTCATAAACCACACATGTTCAGTGTGTGCTCATTTCCACAACCTGGACTCTGAACCTTTGAGTGACACCTCAGTCAACCCAAGAGATGACAGTTTATTACaccaggtgtccaaagtgcggcccgcaggtcattctaaaaaatactattacaaaataacataacatttggGCATAGAGATGAaaagtaacgagaaaaagttgcaatgttacattgttttctttaaaaaacatgAATTCAAATCAACAttgttatgaattactgacctattgaaggctccaattacttcacattagagctgaaacgattcctgGAGTGACTCGAGTAATTCGATTGCAAAATATATTCGAGGAATTTTTGCTGCCTCGAGGCGTCGTTAAgttttttttacggcattttgcctcgtttagtaaacagtagtcaaagcaggggatttgcgtggagaaaccaccatttagacggcaccgtataataatcataagcacctgtttttattagcatacacaaattggcacaatcaaccacggacgcatttcagctgtgcgtgtcagccttcaataatgaaaacagaggtttaggaaataaaagacaattaggaCAAACACAATTAATTGAGGGCACATTTttacatgtataattaaaccttaattaagcaaaaatatgatttattcgattGCTCGATTAATTgatcgggatattcgatagaatactcgattactaaaatattcgatagctgcagctctacttCCGTCAAGTGTTCCACTCTGaaatatttttctaaaaaaaatttaatattttgtATGTTGTTtaccataaaataaaaaaatgttctgataaaaatggcattaaacaaaTAAtacgtaaataataataataataacttataaTCAAAGAACAGAtcttgaagttgatctaaagatttaagcgttgaaagtaaacaaata containing:
- the LOC133582310 gene encoding intraflagellar transport protein 20 homolog A-like; amino-acid sequence: MAQELIKEEGIFFDDLNKLRALDPDVSQNTSELKEECKEFVTKIEQFQDKVGGLIQLVDELAKETEAEKFKVIGARNLLKLVAKQREALQQQLHALIAEKKMQLERYCIECDALSKVESEQNEFINQFILQN